The Leishmania mexicana MHOM/GT/2001/U1103 complete genome, chromosome 29 DNA window ATCTCACAATGCCGTCATGACGCCATGCTTTTCTCTTATTCCTCCCTGGTCTTCTTGCTTCCTTCtcgtttttttcctttccaTGCACTTTCTCCCGTAATGTTTTTGCCTCTTCTCGTACAAGAGGTGTAGTCAAGATGCAGTACCTCGCCGCGTACGCCCTCGTGGCACTGTCTGGCAAGATGCCGTCGAAGGCGGACGTTCAGGCTGTCCTGaaggccgccggcgctgccgtggatGACTCCCGCGTGGATGCCGTCTTCCAGGAGCTTGAGGGCAAGGACCTCCATGGGCTGATGACCGAGGGCCGCACGAAGCTGGTTGGCGCTGgctctgccgctcctgctgccgctgcctccaccgctggtgccgccgctgcccctgtTGCCGAGACCAAGAAGGAGGagcccgaggaggaggccgacgacgacatGGGCTTCGGTCTCTTCGACTAGGCAGCCTTCGTGAGTGGTCAACTGTTGTTACTTTTTGATTGGTTCAtttgcctttttttcctccgaGCAAAGAATAAAGCACACAACATCCCTGCACGTCGAAGCGATGCTACCAAACGGTCTCTTTGGTGCGAATAGTCCTTCAGTGACGGCGgctctttctccctcctcctcctgacTTGATCTCCGCCACTCTCTTTCACCATCCcttctgtctctcttctttGGTCCCCTGTTGATGTAACCTGCATCAACCATGGCCAGGTAATTGTCATGACTCTTCAAGAGAATAGGGACTCCTACAAGGTCAAAGGTCTCTCCCTGTCCCAGTTTGTGCTGCAGTGTTCCGACTGCCACCAGCTGTGCCTCGAAAAGACGGCCCGCATCGTGGAAAACCGCAGTCGTGCCCCACGGGGATGGGAGGCCCTTTTCAACTCCGTCGCTGAAGAGCGGCGGTCTGAGGACTTGGACCTCTGCGAGTCGCGATGCCGGTACATGCAGGCCACCTGCCCGTCACAGGATAAAGTACAGCAGTACGAGCAggctctcgccgccgcgtcgctcAAGCCGAAGAAGAGCACGCCACTAAACACGTCTGTGCTGCAGGAAGCTTCCCGGTGCGAGCACGCGGTCGAGGTCTTCTCGAATGTCCTGTTTGCCTTGGCGCACAAACCCAGCAAGGTATCCTTCCCGACCAAGGACCTGAAAACGGGAGGCACCACAGACGCCGAGGCCCACGGTGGAGCGCCGACAGAGGCGCACCGAAAGGTCCTCGAGGGGGCCAAGAGCACGGACACCGATATTTCGCGCCGCTGGAGAAAGCTCCGCCAAGAGCGCCTCGACTCAAAGGTGCACGACCTTGCTGCGTCGACCGGCTCTAGCTCGGTGCCTGACACGGCAGCGACTTCGCCTGGGTCGAGTGGCACGACCCCAAAATGGTGACTGACAGCGGCTTCTCCATGCTTCCTCGCCACGTGCACCCCTCGAAGGTGTCTCGTGTTGCTTTTGATGATCATACAGGTTTTGTGGGCCGCGTATCTGACACCACGAtctttcctcctcccatGCGGTTCCAGATACGAACTCTTCCCGTTTTGGTTTCGGGAAGGGATGTTTCAGGACCCAGCGTTGGATCGAAAGAAGGTGCCCGATAATAGCAGAGTAACGTAgacacctcctccttcgcaggcAGTACGTCTCGCCAGACGTTTAGTGTGCGTCTGTGATGGCGGGCACCGTGGCACACTAGTACAGCAGCCGTTGTATTGTGCTGTTTCATATACCTGCCCGCGCACCCAGCTCTCTGAGGCGTCCGCAGGAGGGTGATTGGCTCACCCTTACTCACGCGAAAACAACCTTCCCGGGTGCGGAAACACTACTACCTCGTCTGGGCTTTCACAGGAGCGATAAATCTCTGTGGTGAGCATGGCCATCGCCGTTCTCTTATCGCTGCTCTCCGGAGTGACGTTTTCCTGtttctcttttttgttgtgcgtgtgcctgtttGTGAAACGGAAacgggaggaggcggacatGTTCGTGCATTTGATTTGCCTTCGCGGAA harbors:
- a CDS encoding putative 60S acidic ribosomal protein P2, whose protein sequence is MQYLAAYALVALSGKMPSKADVQAVLKAAGAAVDDSRVDAVFQELEGKDLHGLMTEGRTKLVGAGSAAPAAAASTAGAAAAPVAETKKEEPEEEADDDMGFGLFD
- a CDS encoding putative ribosomal P protein AGP2beta-1 gives rise to the protein MTLQENRDSYKVKGLSLSQFVLQCSDCHQLCLEKTARIVENRSRAPRGWEALFNSVAEERRSEDLDLCESRCRYMQATCPSQDKVQQYEQALAAASLKPKKSTPLNTSVLQEASRCEHAVEVFSNVLFALAHKPSKVSFPTKDLKTGGTTDAEAHGGAPTEAHRKVLEGAKSTDTDISRRWRKLRQERLDSKVHDLAASTGSSSVPDTAATSPGSSGTTPKW